The genomic window aaaatattgtgagtaaaaattattttgacgATTCCCTCAGCCTCCTACCTTCCTTCCAGATATAGCTCTATTTCTCTACTTCCTTCATAGCAAAATTCCTTGATAAGAATGGCCTGTATTCCCCATATCCACTTCTTTACCTTGCATTATCCCCTCAACCCACTCCAGTAATATTTTCATCCCTACCATTCTAGTGAAATACTTAACATGGTCCTCCACAGCTTTACTCCTGCTAAAACTGTGATCTCCTGTGTGTCCTCAATTACTCAATCTCTTAGAATCATTGTACACTTGCATattgatctctctttctcaaaataaacattttcttccttagGCTTTCATTGATACTCCGTTTCTTAGTTTTCCAGCTCCCTCACTGATTATTCTTTCTTGGCCTCCTTTCCTGGTCATTCTACTCTGCTTCATTTAGAGTGTCCTGCGGCTTAGTTTTTGACCTTCTCTGTCTATGCTCACTCCTTAGGTAATTTCATTCTAGATACTGTGGTTTTAAAGTTCATCTGCATGTTGATAACTCCCAATTTTATATCTGTAGTTCTAACTTCACTCCTTGTTCCTGGTATTTTCTTCATTAATATCCAACTTCATACTTGGTATCTTCACTTGAGTGTGTAATAGACatctcaaaattaatatttccaAATAGTCCTCTTGATTTATCAACTTACTTCCTGAAGTCAAAAGCATAGGCATCATCCtgcatttcctcttttccttatgGCCCTCCCTACACCCAGTCCATCAGAAAGACCTGTCAACTCTGCCTCAAATATAACGAGTCCAGTCCTCACTAACCCCATACTGCAACCACAGTGTAAGCTTGCATCATCTCTCCTTGGATTTCCTCTACAGCTTCTTTCATGTCTCCTTCAGGGAGATTTGCTCTGGCcatgttctttaaattttaaccACTTCTCAGAACCCCTGCCAACTTTCcattcccccaccaccaccctttctgctatatttttctttttattaccatCTCACATACTctatactttcatttattttttttccatttatttttttgtcttttcttggtATACACCACTGCCCTATCTATTATAAGCTACATGAAGTCaggttgttttttctcttttgttaacaGGTGTATCccaacacttagaacagtgccctcTACATTGTAGGCTCTTAGTACATCttggttgaataaataatttcCCTATCAGTTTCCCAGCTTCCTCTCTTGATGCTTGATTGTCCATTCTCCTCAGAGCAgccagagggatttttttttaaaaactcttactTCAAATTGCCCCTTTCAAAAAGGCTATTCATTCACAATTATAACGGAAGTACTCCCCCAACCACCATCACCCTTAATCCcattactctgatttttttttttcttagcttaaATAACACTTACTACTATCTGGAATTATAGTgtccatttgttttcatattgatttgtttacatatttgttttccaTCAACTCCTTTCGTTCCTTCCTCTCCCAGAATGAATTGCCATGAAGAAAGGGCCGTTTTCTAacttgttcactgctatatccatACAACTAGAATATTGCCTGGCATATATGACATGaggtggtcaataaatgtttTGAGGGCACTATTACTATAATTCCCAAAGtcatttatataactatatatttcaCATACAAGTGGGTGGAGGATTCTGTGTGCatcagaaagggaaataaacatacattcacacacacatgccctgTATACTGTTCATCCCATAATTAGGTCATTTTCGTCTTTGAGAGAAGActtaaggaatttattttctgtacATTTCTTAATTATAGTTAATAGTAGATTTAGAAAGTCTTTCCTGACTGCCACACCACCACTAtcagcaaaacaaatgaataaagccAGAAATGTTAATTAGTTGCAGACAGTAGAAACCTAATTCAGAGTGGCTtaagcagacagagagaggttaTTTCCTTAAGTAAATAGAAGTCCAGAGTAGACGAGGTGATCCAGGCAAAACTAGTTACTGTCATgaacaatttctctttcttcccatctaAGCTGTGCTTTCCTCTCTGTTAGATTGTTTCTCAAGCAGGCTGACTCTCCCCGAGTTTGGAAAGATGTCCACCGGCAAATCTAAGCTTATATCCtaccaacttaaaatttttagaaggaaGGTGGATAGTTCTATCAAAGTCCCATTTCAGCACAATTGTATTTTAATTGGACTATCTCTGAATAAATCCCTGGGACCAGGTGATGGCCGGAATATCATGTGTCTTCCCAGACTAAGCAGTAGACATCCCATTTCAAATCACATAGACTGAGAGTAGAGGGAGATGTTCcagaaatggaaaccaaaagaggcATCCTTACCAAGTAAAAACCACAGATGTCCACAGCATCGGATTATGTATGTTTCCTGGGTCACTTGCAAGAAACTTCATGCTGAGTTGTAATTGACTACTTATAAGGTCTGTATAAGCAGGGCTGTGTCTTGTTCGCAGTTACATACCAAGGGTTATCTCGAAAATCTTACACATAAAAGGTTCTcagtaatgaataaatatttccttgtccttcctttccccttcatcTTCCTAGTTTCAGAGACAGTGTTTCCAGTGTGCCCTGCAGATATTCCATCATGCCTTGCACAAAGGGAGCTCAACAAATATTATAAAGTGAATTTTAGGGGCAATGATAGGGTAATAATTAGTATTAGCTATCGTTGCCCACAACCCCAGAGTTCAGAAGGATGTAGCACTTAATATCAAATTTACTAAGCTTACtaaatttccttttgccttttccccATCTATTTGGAAATATCTGTTACTCTCCTTTTATCTGTCTCAAACTTATGCTTCTCCTCATCTTGTGGTATACCAGTTACTGTGTGTTTCTGTGACTTTTCTCTCTGTGgggtttccttcctttccttcgtctctctctccttctcgtccttccttctttcacaaAAATGATGCATTGGtatggcttctgtgtctcctccagtgtgcttctttttcttatttctcacctcctcttctcccccttcctACTCATAATACAGAagtgtaatttttatattaattattgaCTGTGTATATAgttattattcttaatttttaaggcaagtaaataaaaacattttaaattcccttttgtAAAAATTGGAGGTACTGGTGGGTTAGTGACTgccaaaggaaatatatattctgTGACATAGAAAACCCTGACATCTCTCCAGAGCTGCTTTTGCaataaataatgagaatattTCTAGACTTTAACTCTACACCAAGGAAACTAGTATAAAGTTGTAGGGGACTAGTGCTTGAACTGTAAGATCAAATAAAAGATAGAAGTGTTGTTAAGCAAAAAACAGTATTTAAGGTTTAAagattgattatttcctttatttcttcaaagttaAAAAGGATTTTATCTTTGCAGTGAAATTCCTAAGGACTCCTTGAAGGCCCTTCTGTTGGAGTTAGAATGTCACTTTACATGGAATTTACTTAAGGAAGACATTGACCTGTTTGATGTGGAAGATACAATTGGGCAACAGCTTGAATTTCTTACCACAAAATCCAGACTCACTCTTTATAACCTATTGGCCTATGTGAAACACCTAaaaggccaaaatcaagatgccCTAGAATGCTTGGAACAAGCAGAAGAAATAATCCGGCGAGAACATTCAGACAAAGAGGAAATACGAAGTCTGGTCACTTGGGGAAACTATGCCTGGGTATATTATCACATGGACCAGCTCAAAGAAGCTCAGAAGTATATAGACAAGATAGCAAACGTTTGTAAGAAATTGTCTAGTCCTTCTAACTACAAGTTGGAGCGTCCTGAGATTGACTGTGAAAAAGGGTGGGCACTCTTGAAATTTGGAGGAAAGTATTACCAAAAGGCTAAAGCAGCTTTTGAGAAGGCTTTGGAAGTGGAACCTGACAATCCAGAATTTAACATTGGCTATGCCATCACGGTGTATCGGCTGGATGATTCTGACAGAGAGGGGTCTATAAAGAGCTTTTCTCTGGGTCCTCTGAGGAAAGCTGTTACCCTGAACCCAGATAACTCCTACATTAAAGTTTTTCTGGCACTAAAGCTTCAAGATGTACATGCAGAAGCTGAAGGGGAAAGGTATATTGAAGAAATCCTGGACCAAATATCATCCCAACCTTATGTCCTTCGTTATGCAGCCAAATTCTACAGGAGAAAAAATTCCTGGGACAAAGCTCTTGAACTTTTGAAAAAGGCCTTGGAGGTGACACCAACCTCTTCTTTCCTGCATCACCAGATGGGACTTTGCTATAGGGCACAAATGATCCAAATCAAGAAGGCCACGCGCAACAGACCTAAAGGAAAGGATAAACTAAAAGTTGATGAGCTAATTACATCTGCTATATCTCATTTCAAAGCAGCTGTGGAAAGAGACTCTATGTTTGCATTTGCCTACACGGATCTGGCCAACATGTATGCTGAGGGAGGCCAGTATAGCAATGCTGAAGACATTTTCCAGAAAGCCCTTCGTCTGGAGAACATAACTGATGATCACAAACATCAGATCCACTATCACTATGGCCGCTTTCAGGAATTTCACCGCAAATCGGAAAGTACTGCTATCCACCATTATTTAGAAGCCTTAAAGGTCAAAGACCGGTCGTCCTTACGCACCAAATTGACAAGTGCTCTGAAGAAATTAGCTATCAAGAGACTTGGTCACAATGCTTCAGATGTGCAGAGTTTAAGTGCCCTAGGGTTTGTTTACAAgctggaaggagaaaagaggcaagCTGCTGAGTACTATGAGAGGGCCCAAAAGGTAGATCCAGAAAATGCAGAATTCATTACCGCTCTCTGTGAACTTCGACTTTCTATTTAAACACATACTCTAGGAGATTAGTTATAAGCTTTTGTCTCCATTTTGggttgtattttttgtttattattttaatccattGTTCATTATAGAGCCAATTCTTTTGAATGATTATTATGTACTAATCATTATGctaaatactattttatatacGTAATGATGAatctttttgctgttttcttctcttttaaattcatataatcctttgagaaacagaaacatttcAGCTCTTATAACTCTTAAAAATGGTTTGGTCATTATGACTTTATACcctttatctttgttatttataataagtttttattaaattttatcaaatttccCATATTATTCACACAGTGAGTATAATTCTGCATAAACGCTTGACACCTAGGTCAGGAATATTCTTTCAGCAGAATTATATTAGTTAAGCTTTTAACTGTGTAGCTTGCAGAAGATGAACCCTTCAGTTACAGATGTTCTCACTTTGAGAACCTGATAGTCACCTAAAGAATCCTCTTtggtgaaagaaaaatgttcataataataaaaaacttgTTATCTATGGTGACtttaataaaaggagaaaaatctagaacaggaaaaaaaatttctttaaatacagaACTAAGGGACCCATGAGAAATCACAAGCATTATCTCCCAAAATGTTCATTAAGTAGCTAGAAAtagttgtgagaaaaaaaatgaatggaaaatcaTATCTGAAGTTTCTCTGGTTCTTTTAACTAGAAGAATGAACTTAAACTAATctagatgaaattaattttattctttcacattaaaattgcagtatttttagtttaaaatcgTTAAGCTTGAAAGCAGACTAATTGGGAAATTGGGAGAAATGATAGACAAATGGGTAAAATAGATGTCCCTAACATACATCCCTAGATTAACAAGATTTCAGTGATTTGGGTTTCGGTCTGGACTGGATCATTCTCATACCCCCAATTTCTGATCTTTGGTTCACTATTTTAGTATTCTGAAGTTACTTCtgtgaatctttttcttttgtctaaaGTTTTCAGACTGACATGTTTTCCTATAGATCCTTTCAGTTTTAATATCCATCTTGAAGGGTCACTGCTTAAGGGCGCTTACCCCAGGGGACATTGTTAATTGGGATATTGCTAAAAGTAGCATCTCTAATGTTGCTTCTTTGATTATGGACTACACAATTATATTTACCACCACAGTATTAGTGGGAAAGTGTGCCATGTGATTTAATTCTCCATACCTCTACTGTAGCTCTGAAAACTactgtatatatgtttgtgtgttttttactttttgttactttttaaattttttttcctgttatggttttgattattataaaagtaatgaatTCTCACTGTAAAATTTCAAACTTAACAGAAgcatatgaatttaaaataag from Acinonyx jubatus isolate Ajub_Pintada_27869175 chromosome D2, VMU_Ajub_asm_v1.0, whole genome shotgun sequence includes these protein-coding regions:
- the IFIT5 gene encoding interferon-induced protein with tetratricopeptide repeats 5, whose translation is MSEIPKDSLKALLLELECHFTWNLLKEDIDLFDVEDTIGQQLEFLTTKSRLTLYNLLAYVKHLKGQNQDALECLEQAEEIIRREHSDKEEIRSLVTWGNYAWVYYHMDQLKEAQKYIDKIANVCKKLSSPSNYKLERPEIDCEKGWALLKFGGKYYQKAKAAFEKALEVEPDNPEFNIGYAITVYRLDDSDREGSIKSFSLGPLRKAVTLNPDNSYIKVFLALKLQDVHAEAEGERYIEEILDQISSQPYVLRYAAKFYRRKNSWDKALELLKKALEVTPTSSFLHHQMGLCYRAQMIQIKKATRNRPKGKDKLKVDELITSAISHFKAAVERDSMFAFAYTDLANMYAEGGQYSNAEDIFQKALRLENITDDHKHQIHYHYGRFQEFHRKSESTAIHHYLEALKVKDRSSLRTKLTSALKKLAIKRLGHNASDVQSLSALGFVYKLEGEKRQAAEYYERAQKVDPENAEFITALCELRLSI